In Fusobacterium simiae, the genomic window CAGGATAATATTTTTCCATATATTTTTTAGCAAGCTGATATGCTTCACAATCTTCTGAAGTTCCAATAGCACTTATTTGAACTCCTCCACCAGGTTGCCCATTTACGCTTTTTGATGGAGTTGAATGTGTTATTACTATACTTCCATCATCACAAGTCCCAAAAGAAATCCAAACATGCCCATTCATACTAAAAATATCTCCCACTTTAAAATCACTATCATTATGATTTACAGGTATTTTTACATCTTGTGTCCATGTTCCCCAACCATTTTCTGCAAATGTTTTTGCCATCTTAGTTGCTCCCATCACATAACCATCTTTTCCATTTTCTTTATTTAATGTATTATATACTACCCAACCAACATATCCAGAACAATCGGCCCCTGCATAATAATACTGATTCCATTCTCCATAAGGATAGTAACTATTGCTTGAATCTTTATTTTCTTCATTATCATCTCTATCACAATAAGTATAATCAGCATTTTGATACTGGTAAAAATCTATCCATGATTGAGGTATTCCTATTGTTGTAGCTTGTAAACTTGAACCTTCATCTTGCCAATCCCATGAACCTCCATAAATATATAATGTTGTTCCAACTGGTTGTAAAGCAGTTGTGAGAAAATTTTTTAATGTTTTTTCTCCTGGAATAGCTATAACTGGGGGAATATATTTTTCACTTACAAAAGTAAGATAGATATTTTTAGCTTTTCCATTTTTATCCAATGTTACTTTAACTTTTTGATTTTTTAAATTATCTATTCCTACTTTTTCAATTGATGAACTTCCAGCTTTCCATATGATTTTATATATTCCTGTATCTTTTGTAAGGTCTATTTTCTCTTCACCAACTTGAATAAACTTATTCTCTTGAATGTCATTTACTTTTCCCATTATCATTGATTTACTATCATTATCAAGAAGTTTTACATTTTCAACTGTATCATTATTTATTGCAATATCATATACATATCCTTCTTGTAATCGATTTTGAATAGTAAAAGTATATACTCCTTTTTTAACTTCTTTTCCATTATTTATTAAGAAAGTCTTCTTTTCTCCATCAATATAGAAATTAAATTTAAATTTTGATATTAATGAATGGTCTAAATTTTCACCCTTAGTTAAATCTCCATATCCTTCAACACCAAGGAATACTGCTTCTTTTTGAATTTTTTTAGGACTTATAGTTCTATTTAATAAAAAACCTATTCCTATCACTATTAAAACTAATATTATTCTTATTAAAGTTTTACTATTCATATTTCACCTCTTTTCTTTAAGGCTTTCTTTTATTTTCCTATAATGTTGCAATGCATCATGATATGCAGTCAAAATAGCTTTACTTGATGAACCAAAATATCTTGTTGCTATTTCTTTTTTTAACATTTCTTCATCAGTTATAATATTATGATGTAAAAAAATTCTTTTAATAAATTCTCTTGTAAGAGTTAATGTAGCATTACAATCCATATCTATAATCTCATCTGTTGATAAAATCACTTCAAAAGCAATATAGAATGTTCCAAACATTTTAGTAATAGCATTATCTATTGTTGTTCTTGCTTCACCAGTAATATATATTGTTTTATTATTCAAAACTACTCCCCCAATTTATCATATATAAATTTAGAAATTTTTCCTATTGTTTGCTTTCCTTTTAAATTTGATATTCCACTTGTTAAAACAACTAAAATATAAGTTTTATTTGAAAGGTATATAATTCCACCATTATTTTCTAAATTATTTAAATCTCCACATTTATGTGCTATCTTTATATCACTTGGAAGATACCTTTGTAGTCTTTCTCCTTGTTGTTGTTTTAACAAAATATCTAATATCAACTGACTAGCTTCTTTATTTATTAATTTTTCTTGATAAATAAGTTTCAATAGTAATGAAATATCATTGGCACAGGTGTAATTATCGTATCCATTTTTTCTTGCCTCTGTGTCCATCATTTTTCTTCCTAAATATGTTTCTTTCAATCCTAAGTTTTTAGCCATCTGATTGATATTATTCATCCCAAGAAAATCAATTAAAACATTTGTGGCTTCATTATCACTTACAATAATCATAAGTGTAGCAAGTTCTTTTATAGTAAAGTGATGATTACTTTCTAGTTCTTTTAAAATTCCATCTCCACCTGTTTTCATAACTTCTGTTACAGTAATTTTATCTGAAAGAGAAAATTTATTTTCAGAAACTTGCCTCATTAATTCTGCTATTATTAACAGTTTTATCATACTAGCTGACAAAACTTTTTTATCTCCATCTATGGAAAAACCTTCTTTTCTATCTAAATCATAAAAGTTTACACAAACCTGTCCTTCTGATTGTGATATAATTTTTTTAATTTTCTCTTTCCATTCCATATATTTTTCCATAATTTACTCCATAATTTCCTTATGACATCATCTTCAATATTTGTCCTATTCCAAGTCCAAAGAAATTACCAATAGCTGCTCCAAGAACTCCCATCAGAACTCCTATACCTGCATAAGATGGATTATATGCAGAAGCTACTATTGGAGCTGATGCAGAACCACCTATATTGGCAAGAGAAGCTGTTGAAACCATACATAGATCCCAATGGAAAATTTTTGAAAGTACAAACATAAGTACAACATGTATAACCAAAATAAATAATCCATAAACTATCCACATAGGTGCTGTTAATAAATCTACAACAGAAGCTGTTGAAGCCAACAATGATACCACTGCATATAGGTAAACAGTAGATAGTTCCTCAACTGCTGGAAGTTTTCCAAGTGGAGTTAAAGCACATATAAGTCCTAATACTGTCACAAAAACAGTAGTTATAGTTCCCTTGTCAAACATTTCTAAACCGACAGAAGCAAAACTACTTTGAAGAGCTCCACCTATCATTTGAGATACAGCAGAAACCATTAAAGAAATTCCAATTAAAAATACCCAATCTGCTGCTCCAGCTGTTTTCTTTTCATTTGCCACTTCTTTTGCTGCTGCATCTGCAACTGCTTGTAATTTAGAAGTATCTGCCTTAGTTGCATTATCCCATTTTGATGAATATCTAACCATAAGAAGTAGTAATGCTATCCACACAGAATAACAAACTGTATCTAATGCCAAAGCACAACTATATGCTCCAGCATCTACTGGTAAAGCTGCCTGCATTGCAGCCATATTTGCAGAACCTCCTACCCAAGAAGCATATAATGCTGCAACTGCTCCCCAAACATCTGCTCCTAAAAAACTTTTAAAAATAGGATAGCCCACAATAAAACCTACAAACAATGTTATAGAACATGCCAAGAAAATAGCTACCATTCTTCCACCTAATTTTGCAAGTTTTCTAAAATCACAACGAAGAAGCATTACAAAAATCATTGCATATAGTAAATTATTTTTTAATACACTATATGCTTTTGAACAGGCTTCAGAATCAAAAAGTCCCATAGTACAAAAAATCATATTAAATACATAAATAAAAACTAAGGCTGGAACCACATTAAATATTCTCCATTTAGAATATTTTTCTAACAATAATAAACAACCAGCAAGACACATTAAAAATGCAATGTAAGTAAATCCATTATTAATAACCATACATACCTCCAATTTTTTATCTAGTCAATATACTTAAGTCCATTAATACTTTTTATTCCAAGTCCATAATCATCAGACACAGTAATTTCTTTTTCATTAAATACTGCTCCACCTATGATTGGATCTTCTGAGCAAAGAACTGGTCCATCTAAATCGACTCTAGTTATAATTTGTTTAGCACAAGCTAGATGTACCGCTGCATTTACACTAATTTTTGCTTCAAGCATGCAACCAATCATACATTCAACTCCAACTACCTCAGCTAAATTTATAATCTTTAATGCATTGTAAATTCCTCCACATTTCATAAGTTTAATATTAATTAAATCAGCTGCTTTCATTTGTAATATTTTAAAAGCATCTTCTGGTGAAAATACACTCTCATCTGCAAGTACAGGCACGTTTGAATATTTAGTTACATAACGAAGCCCTTCAAAATCATGTGCTTTTACTGGCTGCTCT contains:
- a CDS encoding copper amine oxidase N-terminal domain-containing protein, whose protein sequence is MNSKTLIRIILVLIVIGIGFLLNRTISPKKIQKEAVFLGVEGYGDLTKGENLDHSLISKFKFNFYIDGEKKTFLINNGKEVKKGVYTFTIQNRLQEGYVYDIAINNDTVENVKLLDNDSKSMIMGKVNDIQENKFIQVGEEKIDLTKDTGIYKIIWKAGSSSIEKVGIDNLKNQKVKVTLDKNGKAKNIYLTFVSEKYIPPVIAIPGEKTLKNFLTTALQPVGTTLYIYGGSWDWQDEGSSLQATTIGIPQSWIDFYQYQNADYTYCDRDDNEENKDSSNSYYPYGEWNQYYYAGADCSGYVGWVVYNTLNKENGKDGYVMGATKMAKTFAENGWGTWTQDVKIPVNHNDSDFKVGDIFSMNGHVWISFGTCDDGSIVITHSTPSKSVNGQPGGGVQISAIGTSEDCEAYQLAKKYMEKYYPDWCKRYKVILKKPEDYIKFKKDSAAGKFSWNLENGILTDPDSYANKKPAEILKDIFQENK
- a CDS encoding DUF3870 domain-containing protein; its protein translation is MNNKTIYITGEARTTIDNAITKMFGTFYIAFEVILSTDEIIDMDCNATLTLTREFIKRIFLHHNIITDEEMLKKEIATRYFGSSSKAILTAYHDALQHYRKIKESLKEKR
- a CDS encoding serine hydrolase, which gives rise to MEKYMEWKEKIKKIISQSEGQVCVNFYDLDRKEGFSIDGDKKVLSASMIKLLIIAELMRQVSENKFSLSDKITVTEVMKTGGDGILKELESNHHFTIKELATLMIIVSDNEATNVLIDFLGMNNINQMAKNLGLKETYLGRKMMDTEARKNGYDNYTCANDISLLLKLIYQEKLINKEASQLILDILLKQQQGERLQRYLPSDIKIAHKCGDLNNLENNGGIIYLSNKTYILVVLTSGISNLKGKQTIGKISKFIYDKLGE
- a CDS encoding DUF819 family protein; its protein translation is MVINNGFTYIAFLMCLAGCLLLLEKYSKWRIFNVVPALVFIYVFNMIFCTMGLFDSEACSKAYSVLKNNLLYAMIFVMLLRCDFRKLAKLGGRMVAIFLACSITLFVGFIVGYPIFKSFLGADVWGAVAALYASWVGGSANMAAMQAALPVDAGAYSCALALDTVCYSVWIALLLLMVRYSSKWDNATKADTSKLQAVADAAAKEVANEKKTAGAADWVFLIGISLMVSAVSQMIGGALQSSFASVGLEMFDKGTITTVFVTVLGLICALTPLGKLPAVEELSTVYLYAVVSLLASTASVVDLLTAPMWIVYGLFILVIHVVLMFVLSKIFHWDLCMVSTASLANIGGSASAPIVASAYNPSYAGIGVLMGVLGAAIGNFFGLGIGQILKMMS